One window of Pseudomonas sp. ML2-2023-3 genomic DNA carries:
- a CDS encoding amino acid ABC transporter permease, which translates to MTAMNQSLSIPLAPPRLPWAQRALAWSRSQLFPSVGHSLLTLSVIALLCWCIPAALNWLVFDATFVGDSAKDCNPGGACWLPITQRWNLFVYGFYPQAEQWRVTLSLILAGAAFVLLFFKRLDRRLLLAYLALLPIVMWWLLKGGAGLPEVSSTKFAGMLVTVFLGTAGMIFALPLGILLALGRRSKLPVVRMLCVLYIELVRSVPVISLLFMASLMIQLFLPPDSAFDILLRVQLVLILFTAAYMAETLRGGLQNLPKGQYEAAMALGFGYWKTMGQIILPQVLKQSIAPLLTQFIGLFKETTLVMIVGVLDIVGIAMSTAVAPEWVEYGHEIYVFLAIYFFVICFALSRYARHLELRMEQSRS; encoded by the coding sequence ATGACCGCCATGAATCAATCACTGTCTATCCCGCTGGCACCTCCAAGATTGCCCTGGGCACAGCGGGCGCTGGCCTGGAGCCGTAGTCAGCTGTTCCCCAGTGTGGGCCACAGCCTGCTGACGCTCAGCGTGATTGCACTGTTGTGCTGGTGCATTCCTGCGGCACTCAACTGGCTGGTGTTCGACGCGACGTTCGTGGGCGACAGCGCCAAGGACTGCAACCCCGGCGGGGCGTGCTGGCTGCCGATCACCCAGCGCTGGAACCTGTTTGTGTATGGCTTCTACCCGCAAGCCGAGCAGTGGCGGGTGACCCTGTCGCTGATACTGGCGGGCGCTGCGTTTGTCCTGCTGTTTTTCAAGCGTCTGGACCGGCGCCTGCTGCTGGCGTACCTGGCCTTGCTGCCGATCGTGATGTGGTGGCTGCTCAAGGGTGGGGCCGGTTTGCCCGAGGTGTCTTCGACCAAGTTTGCCGGGATGCTGGTGACGGTCTTTCTGGGTACGGCAGGGATGATTTTCGCCTTGCCTCTGGGGATCCTGCTGGCCTTGGGCCGACGTTCAAAGCTGCCGGTTGTCCGTATGCTGTGCGTGCTCTACATCGAGCTGGTGCGCTCGGTGCCGGTGATCTCGCTGCTGTTTATGGCGTCGCTGATGATCCAGCTGTTTCTGCCGCCGGATTCGGCATTCGACATCCTGTTGCGGGTGCAACTGGTGCTGATCCTGTTTACCGCCGCCTATATGGCCGAGACCCTGCGCGGCGGTCTGCAGAACCTGCCCAAGGGGCAGTACGAAGCGGCAATGGCCCTGGGTTTTGGCTACTGGAAAACCATGGGCCAGATCATCCTGCCGCAAGTGCTCAAGCAGTCCATTGCGCCGTTGCTCACGCAATTTATCGGCCTGTTCAAGGAAACCACGCTGGTGATGATCGTCGGCGTGCTGGACATCGTCGGCATCGCCATGAGCACCGCCGTCGCACCTGAATGGGTTGAGTACGGCCATGAAATTTACGTCTTCCTGGCGATCTATTTCTTTGTCATCTGTTTTGCACTGTCGCGCTATGCCCGACATCTTGAACTTCGTATGGAGCAAAGCCGCTCATGA
- a CDS encoding ABC transporter permease subunit — MSTFRSHNLRLSSVLQQGLVLALVAAVFYLLSSNAALNLKNLNIASGFGFLSQRAGYDISFSLIDYTPDASYARAYLVGLLNTLLVSVLSIVLATLLGGALGMARVSDNWLIKRLSGTCIEFLRNVPLVVHLVWWYGLVLALPGVKHSASLFGVVFLNNNGLNLPWLAQGSQVGWGLALMLLGTLLAYVFCRVREARTPWRGFASRRWPLLLAGAVLLPLLVYVLSDAHLQWEVPVQRGFGFKGGITLVPEMLALCLALSFYSASYIAEIVRGAIESVHRGQYEAAKALGFKSGSTLRQLIVPQAIYPMIPQITNTYLNIVKNSSLGVVIGFMELVSSTGGTTLNQTGQAIECIALVMGTYCAISLVISLGMNIYNHRIGQRGH; from the coding sequence ATGTCGACTTTTCGTTCGCACAACCTGCGCCTGTCGAGTGTGTTGCAGCAAGGGCTGGTCCTGGCTCTGGTTGCGGCGGTCTTTTATCTGCTTTCCAGCAACGCTGCGCTGAACCTGAAAAATCTGAATATTGCCTCGGGCTTCGGGTTTTTATCCCAGCGCGCTGGCTACGACATCAGTTTTTCGCTGATCGATTACACCCCGGACGCGAGCTATGCCCGGGCCTATCTGGTGGGGTTGCTCAACACCTTGCTGGTGTCGGTACTGAGCATTGTGCTGGCAACCCTGCTGGGGGGCGCACTGGGCATGGCCCGCGTGTCGGACAACTGGCTGATCAAGCGCCTGAGCGGGACGTGCATCGAGTTCCTGCGCAACGTGCCGCTGGTGGTGCATCTGGTCTGGTGGTACGGCCTGGTACTGGCGTTGCCAGGGGTCAAGCATTCGGCTTCGCTGTTTGGCGTGGTGTTTTTGAACAACAACGGCCTGAACCTGCCGTGGCTTGCCCAAGGCAGTCAGGTCGGTTGGGGCCTGGCCCTGATGCTGCTGGGCACGCTGCTGGCCTATGTGTTTTGTCGCGTCAGGGAAGCCCGAACGCCGTGGCGCGGTTTTGCCTCCAGGCGCTGGCCTCTGCTGTTGGCCGGTGCGGTGTTGCTGCCGTTGCTGGTGTACGTTCTGAGCGATGCCCATTTGCAATGGGAAGTGCCCGTGCAGCGCGGTTTCGGGTTCAAGGGCGGGATTACCCTGGTTCCGGAGATGCTTGCCCTGTGCCTGGCCTTGTCGTTCTACAGCGCAAGCTACATTGCAGAAATCGTCAGGGGCGCCATTGAGTCGGTGCATCGCGGCCAGTACGAAGCGGCCAAAGCGCTCGGCTTCAAATCCGGGTCAACCCTGCGCCAACTGATCGTGCCGCAAGCGATCTACCCGATGATCCCGCAGATCACCAACACGTACCTGAACATCGTCAAGAACTCCTCGCTGGGTGTGGTCATCGGCTTCATGGAGCTGGTGTCGTCTACCGGCGGCACCACCCTGAACCAGACGGGCCAGGCCATTGAGTGCATCGCGCTGGTCATGGGGACTTACTGTGCGATCAGTCTGGTGATCTCCCTGGGAATGAACATCTACAACCACCGCATTGGCCAGAGGGGGCACTGA
- a CDS encoding amino acid ABC transporter substrate-binding protein: MHKLNRVKLLLGAPLLALLVTGAQVAQAGVLDKVKAHGSVRCGVAGDKPGFSLIDDKGRWTGMDVDLCRAVAAAVLGDADKVEYLTTTAKNRFTALASGEIDILSRAASWTAERVANLGVDFTTVWFYDGQGFMTHAADGIKKLTDLDGATFCLSPGTTSEQNLEDYFGRRGLTYKTVVIEKSPELYAAFQRGRCNAISNDSSGLAARLALMNNPQDYVLLPEVISKEPLGAFVAQGDTTWRNIVTWTAYALMTGEELGVTSENVDQLHSDKTASTDIARLLGTEGTIGKSFGLDSDWAYRALKQVGNYAQIYDRNLGQQTALNIPRGLNRSWKDNGLMYAPPIR; encoded by the coding sequence ATGCACAAATTGAATAGGGTGAAGCTTTTACTTGGGGCACCACTGCTGGCGCTGCTGGTGACCGGTGCTCAAGTTGCCCAGGCAGGTGTGCTGGACAAGGTCAAGGCCCATGGCAGCGTGCGCTGCGGTGTGGCCGGCGACAAACCGGGGTTTTCCCTGATCGACGACAAAGGTCGCTGGACCGGCATGGACGTTGATCTGTGCCGTGCCGTTGCCGCCGCCGTACTGGGCGATGCGGACAAGGTCGAATACCTGACCACCACCGCAAAAAACCGCTTTACCGCCCTGGCTTCAGGGGAAATCGACATTCTGTCGCGGGCCGCATCCTGGACCGCCGAGCGGGTGGCCAACCTGGGGGTGGACTTTACCACGGTCTGGTTTTACGACGGCCAGGGTTTCATGACCCACGCCGCGGATGGCATCAAAAAGCTGACGGATCTGGACGGTGCAACTTTCTGCCTGTCGCCGGGCACCACGTCGGAGCAGAACCTCGAAGACTATTTCGGTCGGCGCGGCCTGACGTACAAGACGGTCGTCATCGAGAAAAGCCCCGAGCTGTACGCCGCGTTTCAGCGCGGGCGCTGCAACGCCATCTCCAATGACTCCTCCGGCCTGGCTGCCCGATTGGCGCTGATGAACAACCCTCAGGACTACGTGCTGTTGCCGGAAGTGATTTCCAAGGAACCCCTGGGCGCCTTCGTCGCCCAAGGTGACACCACCTGGCGCAATATCGTGACCTGGACCGCCTATGCCCTGATGACGGGTGAAGAGCTGGGAGTGACGTCTGAAAACGTCGACCAACTGCACAGTGACAAAACGGCGTCGACCGACATCGCCCGTTTGCTGGGCACTGAAGGCACGATCGGCAAGTCCTTTGGCCTGGACAGTGACTGGGCATACCGCGCCCTCAAGCAAGTCGGCAACTACGCGCAGATCTATGACCGCAACCTCGGCCAGCAGACGGCACTGAACATCCCGCGCGGGCTGAACCGCAGCTGGAAAGACAATGGCTTGATGTACGCGCCGCCGATTCGTTAA
- a CDS encoding LysR family transcriptional regulator: protein MNIDWYEDFLALADTGKFTAAASMRGSSQSALSRRIQLLEAHLGATLIDRERNPVRLTAAGEALLPNAVELVRMARDCEQSVKVLNRPLTFASLHTLACNFFPDWISQLNSARSPLFTRIDTGYRSTDDYYMALMSGRCDFILFYRDTKTAPYSRQSEFEVKSLGHDELYWVATPALAAHCAQTDEPIPLLSYSRSAQLHELSRIQINRHPQPHRLLQVFEATVSEALKPMVASGQGVACMPHSMVAPLIERGELVRLYPDMESDHLEVILVRWRDNRNPQADAFWQRL, encoded by the coding sequence ATGAACATCGACTGGTATGAAGACTTTCTCGCCCTGGCCGATACCGGCAAGTTCACGGCGGCGGCCAGCATGCGCGGCTCTTCGCAATCGGCGCTGAGCCGGCGAATTCAATTGCTGGAAGCGCACCTGGGAGCCACCCTGATCGACCGCGAACGCAACCCGGTACGCCTGACGGCCGCCGGTGAAGCCTTGCTGCCCAATGCCGTGGAATTGGTGCGCATGGCCCGCGACTGTGAACAGAGCGTAAAAGTGCTTAATCGGCCGTTGACCTTTGCCTCGTTGCACACCCTGGCGTGCAACTTCTTCCCGGACTGGATCAGCCAGTTGAACAGCGCGCGATCGCCGCTGTTCACCCGGATCGACACTGGCTATCGAAGCACCGACGATTACTACATGGCGTTGATGTCCGGGCGTTGCGATTTCATCCTGTTCTACCGTGATACCAAGACGGCGCCCTACTCGCGCCAGAGCGAATTCGAGGTCAAGTCCCTGGGCCATGACGAGCTGTACTGGGTGGCCACCCCGGCACTGGCGGCGCATTGCGCGCAGACCGATGAGCCGATCCCGCTGCTCAGTTACTCGCGCAGTGCCCAACTGCATGAATTGTCCCGTATCCAGATCAACCGCCACCCCCAGCCCCATCGCCTGCTGCAAGTGTTTGAGGCCACCGTGTCCGAAGCCCTCAAGCCGATGGTTGCCAGCGGCCAGGGCGTGGCCTGCATGCCCCACAGCATGGTTGCGCCGCTGATTGAGCGCGGGGAACTGGTGCGTTTGTATCCGGATATGGAGTCTGACCATCTGGAAGTGATTCTGGTGCGCTGGCGGGACAACCGTAACCCCCAGGCCGATGCCTTTTGGCAACGGTTGTAG
- the ltrA gene encoding group II intron reverse transcriptase/maturase, whose amino-acid sequence MAIQQALHQMPGKPGRDGAATGETRREASSDEAGGPRHDPNHMGSGLLQEALTRENLQLALKRVRSNKGAAGVDGLGIDETVEHLLTAWPVIRAQLLAGTYRPSPVRRVLISKPDGGERKLGIPTVTDRLIQQALLQVLQPLLDPVFSDHSYGFRPGRSAHQAVLAAQQYIDSGRDTVVDVDLEQFFDRVDHDLLIARLSRRVTDRGVLRLVRAYLNSGTLIDGIVVASKRGTPQGGPLSPLLANVLLDEVDKELERRGHCFVRYADDANVYVRSLKAGQRVMAVLRRLYDRLRLQVNESKSAIASAFGRKFLCYGFWLSAQGEVKRWVASKALQAFKGRIRQLTSRNGGRSMSQVVEGLRLYLLGWKAYFGLSQTPRLWHRFDEWIRRRLRAIQLKQWRTGRRTYRELRKLGAGPDLAAAIASNSHRFWHNSVGLIHGVLTVAWSDRLGLPRLC is encoded by the coding sequence ATGGCGATACAGCAGGCCTTGCATCAGATGCCCGGGAAACCGGGGCGGGACGGAGCTGCGACGGGTGAAACCCGACGCGAAGCGTCCAGCGATGAAGCCGGCGGTCCGCGTCATGACCCGAACCACATGGGGTCAGGACTTCTGCAAGAAGCCCTGACCAGAGAAAACCTGCAATTAGCGCTCAAGCGAGTCCGGTCAAATAAAGGTGCTGCGGGCGTCGACGGTCTTGGGATCGATGAGACGGTCGAGCATCTGTTAACGGCCTGGCCCGTGATACGGGCGCAGTTGCTGGCGGGAACGTACCGGCCAAGTCCGGTGCGTAGAGTTCTGATTTCCAAACCCGACGGAGGCGAGCGCAAGCTGGGCATCCCAACGGTGACGGACAGATTGATTCAACAGGCGCTATTACAAGTTTTGCAGCCTCTGTTGGACCCGGTATTCAGTGATCATAGCTATGGTTTTCGTCCCGGTCGCAGCGCTCATCAAGCGGTATTGGCAGCGCAGCAATATATTGATTCGGGGCGGGACACTGTGGTGGACGTTGATCTGGAGCAGTTCTTTGATCGCGTTGATCATGACCTGTTGATCGCTCGACTGAGCAGAAGGGTAACCGACCGAGGCGTTCTGCGTCTGGTCCGGGCCTACCTGAACAGCGGGACGTTGATCGACGGCATAGTGGTAGCCAGTAAACGAGGGACGCCGCAAGGCGGCCCACTCTCACCATTACTGGCCAATGTATTGCTGGACGAGGTGGACAAGGAGCTGGAGCGACGAGGCCATTGCTTCGTCAGGTACGCGGACGATGCGAACGTTTACGTACGCAGCCTGAAGGCCGGTCAACGGGTAATGGCAGTGCTCCGTCGCCTTTATGATCGACTTAGACTGCAAGTGAACGAGAGCAAGAGTGCGATTGCCAGTGCGTTTGGCCGCAAGTTTCTGTGCTACGGCTTTTGGCTGTCTGCTCAAGGCGAGGTCAAACGCTGGGTGGCAAGCAAAGCGCTACAGGCGTTCAAAGGCCGCATCCGTCAGCTGACTTCTCGTAATGGAGGACGAAGCATGTCGCAGGTGGTGGAAGGTCTGAGACTGTACCTGCTGGGTTGGAAAGCGTACTTCGGTTTATCGCAAACGCCTCGCCTCTGGCACCGGTTCGATGAATGGATCCGCCGACGACTCAGGGCTATCCAGCTCAAACAATGGAGAACCGGAAGGAGGACGTACCGTGAGCTACGCAAACTTGGAGCAGGACCTGACTTGGCAGCGGCGATAGCCAGCAACAGCCACAGGTTCTGGCACAACAGTGTCGGTCTGATCCATGGAGTGCTTACGGTGGCGTGGTCCGACCGGTTGGGTCTACCCCGACTCTGCTGA
- a CDS encoding DNA-binding transcriptional regulator: protein MSETEYKAVRGLMRGLLLINGLNRFDGGASTAQLAEQSGLHRTTVRRLLETLQAEGYVRRSESDDSYRLTLKVRELSEGFRDEQWISSIAAPLLGQLLQQVAWPTDLCTLDGDAMVIRETTHRFSRLSFHRSMVGRRLPLLMTATGRAYFAFCPPAEREELIELMISRDDSQSALATDRRFVERLVEHTRSKGYGENNAHWGEERKIAAIAIPVMHEERVMGCLNLVYIAKAMPVEEAARRFLPAMQEVVGKIQAGLGADKL, encoded by the coding sequence ATGAGCGAAACCGAATACAAGGCCGTGCGGGGCCTGATGCGCGGGCTATTACTGATCAACGGTCTCAACCGTTTCGACGGGGGCGCCAGTACCGCTCAGTTGGCCGAGCAGAGCGGTTTGCACCGCACGACCGTGCGTCGTTTGCTGGAGACATTGCAGGCTGAAGGCTACGTGCGCCGCAGTGAATCGGATGACAGCTACCGGTTGACCCTGAAGGTGCGTGAGCTGAGCGAAGGCTTTCGCGATGAGCAGTGGATTTCTTCAATTGCAGCGCCCTTGCTTGGCCAGTTGCTCCAGCAAGTGGCCTGGCCCACCGACCTGTGCACCCTGGATGGCGACGCGATGGTGATTCGCGAAACCACTCACCGTTTCAGTCGCCTGTCGTTTCACCGTTCGATGGTGGGGCGCCGCTTGCCCTTGCTGATGACGGCGACCGGGCGGGCGTACTTTGCGTTCTGCCCGCCGGCCGAGCGGGAAGAATTGATCGAGTTGATGATCAGTCGGGACGACTCGCAGTCGGCGCTGGCAACGGATCGCCGATTCGTCGAGCGACTGGTGGAGCACACGCGCAGCAAGGGCTATGGCGAAAACAACGCGCACTGGGGAGAAGAGCGCAAGATCGCGGCGATTGCGATCCCGGTGATGCACGAGGAGCGTGTGATGGGTTGCCTGAACCTGGTGTATATCGCCAAGGCCATGCCGGTCGAGGAAGCTGCACGGCGCTTTTTACCGGCGATGCAGGAGGTGGTGGGAAAAATTCAGGCGGGGCTGGGCGCAGACAAACTGTAG
- a CDS encoding bifunctional 3-(3-hydroxy-phenyl)propionate/3-hydroxycinnamic acid hydroxylase: MSSAPTASPLDLSTDIAIVGAGPVGLMIANYLGQCGVNVTLVEKLDSLIDYPRAIGLDDESLRTFQAVGLADNVLPHTTPWHAMRFMTPKGRCFADIQPKTDEFGWSRRNAFIQPLADRVLFEGLQRFDNVKVLFGRELEGFEQSDSGVQLTLKNAEGRSERLQAKYLIGCDGGNSLVRRSLDISFEGKTAPNQWIVVDIANDPLSTPHVYLCCDPVRPYVSAALPHGVRRFEFMVMPGETEAELSKPENMRKLLAKVLPDPDRIELIRSRVYTHNARLAGRFRQGRVLLAGDAAHIMPVWQGQGYNSGMRDASNLAWKLSLVIKGLASDRLLDSYELERRDHAKAMIDLSVLAGHVLAPPKRWQGTLRDGVSWLLNYVPPVKRYFVEMRFKPMPQYTRGALIVPSEKGSPVGKMFIQPKVLTDAGATVLLDEVIGENFAIIAWGCDPTWGLTAAQIAQWKTLGTRFIQVLPDVQLRAPSDAGNDVIRVGDSTGRLREWFARGSSSIALLRPDRFLAGLATPQTLGKACNELALALNAQPHIQVTPAVSKVA, translated from the coding sequence ATGAGTTCTGCACCCACTGCTTCCCCCTTGGACCTGAGCACCGATATCGCCATTGTCGGGGCTGGTCCTGTCGGGCTGATGATCGCCAATTACCTGGGCCAATGTGGTGTAAACGTCACCTTGGTGGAAAAGCTCGACAGCCTGATCGACTACCCGCGCGCCATTGGCCTGGACGACGAAAGCCTGCGCACATTCCAGGCCGTCGGCCTTGCCGATAACGTGCTGCCGCACACCACGCCCTGGCATGCGATGCGCTTCATGACACCCAAAGGTCGCTGCTTTGCAGACATCCAGCCCAAGACCGATGAGTTTGGCTGGTCCCGCCGTAACGCCTTTATTCAGCCGCTGGCTGACCGCGTGCTGTTCGAAGGCCTGCAACGCTTTGACAACGTCAAGGTGCTGTTCGGCCGCGAACTCGAAGGCTTCGAACAAAGCGACAGCGGTGTGCAACTCACACTGAAAAACGCCGAGGGTCGCAGCGAACGCCTGCAGGCCAAGTACCTGATTGGGTGCGATGGCGGCAACAGCCTGGTGCGCCGCAGCCTGGACATCAGTTTTGAGGGCAAGACCGCGCCCAATCAATGGATCGTGGTGGATATCGCCAACGACCCCCTGAGCACGCCCCATGTGTACCTGTGCTGCGACCCGGTGCGCCCGTACGTGTCCGCCGCCCTGCCCCACGGCGTGCGCCGCTTTGAGTTTATGGTGATGCCCGGCGAGACCGAAGCCGAGCTGAGCAAGCCCGAAAACATGCGCAAACTGCTGGCCAAGGTCCTGCCGGACCCGGACCGCATCGAGCTGATTCGCAGTCGCGTCTATACCCACAACGCCCGCCTCGCAGGCCGCTTCCGCCAGGGCCGGGTACTGCTGGCCGGGGATGCCGCGCATATCATGCCGGTCTGGCAAGGCCAGGGTTACAACAGCGGCATGCGCGATGCCTCCAACCTGGCCTGGAAACTGTCACTGGTGATCAAGGGCCTGGCCAGTGACCGCCTGCTCGACAGCTATGAGCTGGAGCGCCGGGATCACGCCAAGGCCATGATCGACCTCTCGGTACTGGCCGGCCACGTACTGGCCCCCCCCAAGCGCTGGCAGGGCACCCTGCGCGATGGCGTGTCGTGGCTGCTCAACTATGTGCCGCCGGTCAAACGCTACTTCGTCGAGATGCGCTTCAAGCCCATGCCGCAATACACCCGTGGCGCCCTGATCGTGCCGAGCGAAAAAGGCTCGCCGGTGGGCAAGATGTTCATTCAGCCCAAGGTGCTGACCGACGCCGGTGCGACCGTGCTCCTCGATGAAGTGATCGGCGAGAATTTCGCCATTATCGCCTGGGGCTGCGACCCGACCTGGGGCCTTACGGCGGCGCAGATTGCGCAATGGAAAACCCTGGGCACGCGGTTTATTCAAGTGCTGCCGGATGTCCAGCTCAGGGCTCCGAGCGACGCCGGCAACGACGTGATTCGGGTCGGCGACAGCACTGGCCGCCTGCGCGAGTGGTTCGCCCGCGGCTCATCGTCCATTGCCCTGCTGCGCCCTGATCGCTTCCTCGCCGGGCTGGCCACACCGCAAACCCTCGGCAAGGCCTGCAATGAACTGGCCCTGGCGCTCAACGCGCAACCACACATCCAGGTGACGCCAGCCGTCAGCAAGGTGGCTTGA
- the mhpB gene encoding 3-carboxyethylcatechol 2,3-dioxygenase has protein sequence MSAYLHCLSHTPLVGYVDPAPEVLAEVDSMIRDARERIARFDPQLIVLLGPDHYNGFFYDVMPPFCIGMAADAIGDFDTAAGPLDVPKALAEACAQAVMEAGIDTAVSYRMQVDHAFAQPLELLLGGLRTCPVIPVFINSVAVPLPGFKRARLLGEAIGQWARSLDLRVLFLASGGLSHQPPVPELAKVDARMADRLMGSGRQLPADERAARQQRVIQAARHFVEDQNTLHPLNPVWDQQFLDTLEQGRLSDLDALGNDALSALAGKSTHEVKTWVAAFAALSAFGPYQTEGRYYRPIPEWIAGFGALGAQPLTHPL, from the coding sequence ATGAGCGCCTATTTGCACTGTTTGTCACACACGCCGCTGGTGGGCTACGTCGACCCGGCCCCCGAAGTGCTGGCCGAAGTGGACAGCATGATCCGCGATGCCCGCGAGCGCATCGCCCGCTTCGACCCGCAGCTGATCGTGCTCCTGGGGCCCGATCACTACAACGGCTTTTTCTACGACGTCATGCCGCCCTTTTGCATTGGCATGGCCGCCGATGCCATTGGTGATTTCGATACCGCCGCCGGCCCTCTCGACGTACCCAAAGCCCTGGCCGAAGCCTGCGCCCAAGCCGTCATGGAGGCTGGTATCGACACCGCCGTGTCCTACCGAATGCAAGTCGATCATGCCTTTGCCCAACCGCTGGAACTGTTGCTGGGCGGGTTGCGCACCTGCCCGGTGATTCCGGTCTTCATCAATTCGGTGGCCGTGCCCCTGCCCGGCTTCAAGCGGGCACGACTGCTGGGCGAGGCCATCGGCCAGTGGGCCAGATCACTGGACCTGCGCGTGCTGTTCCTGGCCTCCGGAGGCCTGTCCCATCAGCCCCCGGTGCCAGAGCTGGCCAAGGTCGATGCCCGCATGGCCGACCGCTTGATGGGCAGCGGCCGCCAGTTGCCCGCCGATGAACGCGCCGCACGCCAGCAACGGGTCATCCAGGCCGCCCGGCACTTCGTCGAAGACCAGAACACCCTGCATCCCCTCAATCCGGTCTGGGACCAACAGTTTCTCGACACGCTGGAGCAGGGCCGCTTGAGCGACCTCGATGCACTGGGCAATGACGCGCTGTCGGCGCTCGCCGGTAAATCGACCCACGAGGTGAAAACCTGGGTCGCCGCATTCGCCGCATTGTCCGCCTTTGGCCCCTACCAAACCGAAGGCCGCTACTACCGCCCGATTCCCGAATGGATTGCAGGCTTCGGCGCCCTTGGCGCGCAGCCGCTGACCCACCCCCTTTGA
- a CDS encoding alpha/beta fold hydrolase: MTATASVFTEASTSRFARIKEGDLDLQLHYNDVGQGAETVVMLHGSGPGASGWANFNRNIEPLVTAGYRVILLDCPGWSKSDPVVSEGSRSNLNASALKGLLDVLDLDRVHIIGNSMGAHSTVAFALENPERIGKLILMGGGTGGPSAFVPQPTEGIKLIGALYREPTIENLKKMMSVFVFDTSSLTEELFQTRLDNLLARRDHLENFVKSSTLNPKQFPDFSHRLHEISAETLLVWGREDRFVPMDTGLRLLAGLPKAQLHVFNRCGHWAQWEHADTFNRMVLDFLTH; the protein is encoded by the coding sequence ATGACTGCCACTGCCAGCGTATTCACTGAAGCCTCGACCAGCCGCTTTGCCCGCATCAAGGAAGGCGACCTGGACCTGCAATTGCACTACAACGACGTCGGCCAGGGTGCCGAGACCGTGGTCATGCTCCACGGCTCCGGGCCCGGCGCCAGCGGCTGGGCCAACTTCAACCGCAACATCGAACCGCTGGTGACTGCCGGTTACCGGGTGATCCTGCTCGATTGCCCGGGCTGGAGCAAAAGCGACCCGGTGGTGAGCGAAGGCTCACGCTCCAACCTCAATGCGTCGGCGCTCAAGGGCCTGCTCGATGTGCTGGACCTTGACCGGGTGCACATCATCGGCAACTCGATGGGTGCCCACAGCACCGTGGCCTTCGCTCTGGAAAACCCCGAGCGCATCGGCAAACTGATCCTCATGGGCGGCGGCACCGGCGGCCCGAGCGCGTTTGTGCCCCAGCCCACCGAAGGCATCAAGCTGATCGGTGCGCTGTACCGCGAGCCGACCATCGAGAACCTGAAGAAGATGATGAGCGTCTTCGTTTTCGACACCAGCAGCCTGACCGAAGAACTGTTCCAGACCCGTCTGGATAACCTCCTGGCGCGCCGCGACCACCTGGAAAACTTCGTCAAAAGCAGCACCCTCAATCCCAAGCAGTTCCCCGACTTCAGCCATCGCCTGCACGAAATCAGCGCCGAAACCCTGCTGGTCTGGGGGCGCGAAGACCGCTTTGTGCCGATGGACACCGGCTTGCGCCTGCTGGCAGGGCTGCCCAAGGCGCAGCTGCACGTGTTCAACCGCTGCGGTCACTGGGCGCAATGGGAACACGCCGACACCTTCAACCGCATGGTGCTGGACTTCCTGACCCACTGA